Proteins encoded together in one Festucalex cinctus isolate MCC-2025b chromosome 8, RoL_Fcin_1.0, whole genome shotgun sequence window:
- the LOC144024537 gene encoding unconventional myosin-VIIa-like isoform X14 — protein sequence MATTYKRRGSNWPLEGWDPNVRRLSYKYAAVIKTYTGSILVAINPYQLLPIYTADQIRLYTNKKIGEMPPHIFAIADNCYFNMQRNNRDQCCIISGESGAGKTESTKLILQFLAAISGQHSWIEQQVLEANPILEAFGNAKTIRNDNSSRFGKYIDIHFNKRGAIEGAKIEQYLLEKSRVCRQAQDERNYHIFYCMLKGMAADEKKKLGLSKATDYTYLTIGKCTVCDGRDDMKEYSNIRSAMKVLMFTDKENWEICKLLASILHMGNLRYEARTYDNLDACEVVRSPHLSTTSTLLEVDGKDLMNCLTSRTLITRGETVSTPLSMEQAVDVRDAFVKGIYGRLFVWIVEKINAAIYKPSSSHSKVVRRSIGLLDIFGFENFTVNSFEQLCINFANENLQQFFVRHVFKLEQEEYNLENINWQHIEFTDNQDALDMIAIKPMNIISLIDEESRFPKGTDSTMLNKLNFQHKVNSNYIPPKNNHETQFGIQHFAGVVYYETRGFLEKNRDTLYGDIIQLVHSSKNKFIKQIFQADVAMFLCGFAPCLHLPSSPLPKGAETRKRSPTLSSQFKKSLELLMRTLSVCQPFFVRCIKPNEHKKPMLFDRDLCVRQLRYSGMMETIRIRRAGYPIRYTFVEFVDRYRVLMPGVKPAYKQEDLRGTCQRIAEAVLGRDDDWQMGKTKIFLKDHHDMLLEIERDKAITDKVILIQKVVRGFKDRSNFLRMRKSAMLIQKTWRGYQCRKNYGAMRAGFSRLQALVRSRKLCASYHVARQRISGFQGRCRGFLVRRAFRHRLWAVIAIQAYTRGMIARRLYRRLRGEYRRRLEAEKMRLAEETKLRNQMSAKKAKAEAERKHQERLVQLAKEDAEREKKEKEEARRKKELVEQTERARLEPVNDSDMVDKMFGFLGTTSSFPGQEGQAPAGFEDLERSHRQLEEEDLDEALPLPEDEEEEDLSEYKFAKYAATYFQGSTTHTYVRRPLKQPLLFHEDEGEQLAALAVWITVLRFMGDLPEPKYHTAISDGSEKIPVMTKIYETLGKKTYKRELQALQGEGETPQSDSHRKNSIRHKLVSLTLKKKSKITEEVTKRLNDGEPGLHGNSMLEDRPTSNLEKLHFIIGNGILRPTLRDEIYCQICKQLSQNPSKSSHARGWILISLCVGCFAPSDKFLKYLRNFINSGPPGYAPYCEERLRRTFVNGTRTQPPSWLELQATKSKKPIMLPVTFMDGTTKTLLTDSATTAKELCNTLSDKISLNDRFGFSLYIALFDKVSSLGSGNDHVMDAVSQCEQYAKEQGAQERNAPWRLFFRKEIFTPWHCASDDTVATNLIYQQTVRGVKFGEYRCDRDDLAELASQQYYVDYGSEVLLERLLSLIPSYIPDREISTSRTVEKWAHFIMAAHKKGIYTQKRFDPQKVKEEVVDFARHKWPLLFSRFYEAFKFSGPSLPKNELIVAVNWTGVYFVDEQEQVLLELSFPEITAVSSSRGGKLQSQSFTLATIKGEEYTFTSNNAEDIRDLVVTFLEGLRNRSKFVVALQDSPNQNAEPSTFLSFQKGDLILLDQDTGEHVLNSGWAHGVNERTSQRGDFPADSVYVLPTMTRAQQDIVALVTMTPDQRQQSVRVSQLVLPDSEDSVKAYTLEEFSYDYFRPPPKHTLSRVMVTKNRGKDKLWSCTREPLKQPLLKKVLQHEELAQEACMAFVAVMKYMGDYPSKRTRSVNELTDQIFEGALKAEALKDEILCQIIKQLTDNHVKYSEEKGWELLWLCSGLFPPSNVLLPHVQRFLQSKKQHPLAADCMQRLHKALRPAVDLKKVKRLQRGPNVICGCHGHRNGSRKYPPHLVEVEAIQHKTTQIFHKVYFPDDTDEAFEVESSTKAKDFCQNISTRLLLKSPEGFSLFVKISDKVISVPEGDFFFDFVRHLTDWIKKSRPVKDGAVPSLTYQVFFMKKLWTSTVPGKDSFADSIFHYYQELPKYLRGYHKCSRDEVFQLAALIYRVKFEDDKSHFPAIPKTLRELLPHHLIRQMSPDDWKRSVVAFFNKQAGKSREEAKLMFLKIIYKWPTFGSAFFEVKQTTEPNYPEILLIAINKHGVSLIDPKSKDVLVTHPFTKISNWSSGNTYFHITIGNLVRGSKLLCETSLGYKMDDLLTSYISQMLTAMNKQRSDGTHTK from the exons ACATACACGGGTTCCATCCTGGTGGCCATCAACCCATATCAACTGCTTCCCATCTACACGGCAGACCAGATCCGCCTGTACACCAACAAGAAGATCGGTGAGATGCCTCCTCACATCTTTGCCATCGCAGACAACTGTTACTTCAACATGCAGAGGAACAACCGCGATCAGTGCTGCATCATCAG TGGGGAGTCCGGAGCGGGAAAGACTGAAAGCACCAAGCTGATCCTACAGTTCCTGGCAGCCATCAGCGGTCAACACTCGTGGATCGAGCAGCAGGTCCTGGAGGCCAATCCCATTCTGGAGG CCTTCGGAAACGCAAAGACCATTCGCAACGACAACTCGTCCCGCTTCGGCAAATACATCGACATCCACTTCAACAAGAGAGGAGCCATCGAGGGAGCCAAGATCGAACAGTACCTGCTGGAGAAGTCGCGAGTCTGTCGGCAG GCTCAGGATGAGAGGAACTACCACATCTTCTACTGCATGTTGAAGGGCATGGCGGCGGACGAGAAGAAGAAGCTGGGCCTCAGCAAGGCCACGGACTACACCTACCTCACCATA GGAAAGTGTACCGTATGTGACGGCCGCGATGATATGAAGGAATACTCCAACATCCGCTCGGCCATGAAG GTTCTGATGTTCACAGACAAAGAAAACTGGGAGATCTGCAAACTATTGGCCTCCATTTTACACATGGGCAACCTGCGCTATGAAG CGCGCACCTACGACAACCTGGACGCTTGCGAGGTCGTACGCAGTCCGCATCTTTCGACCACATCAACACTGCTGGAG GTGGACGGCAAGGACCTGATGAACTGCCTAACGAGCAGGACGTTGATCACCAGAGGAGAAACCGTGTCCACGCCACTCAGCATGGAACAAGCTGTGGACGTGCGAGACGCCTTCGTCAAG GGCATTTACGGCCGTCTCTTCGTGTGGATCGTGGAGAAGATCAACGCCGCCATCTACAAGCCTTCGTCCTCGCACAGCAAAGTCGTCAGGCGCTCCATCGGTCTGCTGGACATCTTTGGCTTTGAGAACTTCACCGTCAACAG TTTCGAGCAGCTGTGCATCAACTTCGCCAACGAGAACCTGCAGCAGTTCTTCGTGCGTCACGTGTTCAAACTGGAGCAGGAGGAGTACAACCTGGAGAACATCAACTGGCAGCACATCGAGTTCACCGACAACCAGGACGCCCTGGACATGATCGCCATCAAGCCCATGAACATCATCTCGCTCATCGACGAGGAGAGCCGATTCCCCAAG ggTACAGACAGCACCATGCTGAACAAACTCAACTTCCAGCACAAAGTCAACAGCAACTACATTCCACCCAAGAACAACCACGAGACTCAGTTTGGCATCCAGCACTTTGCCGGGGTGGTCTACTACGAAACCAGAG GCTTCCTTGAGAAGAACCGGGACACGTTATACGGTGACATCATCCAGCTGGTTCACTCGTCCAAGAACAAGTTCATCAAGCAGATTTTCCAGGCTGATGTTGCTATG TTTCTGTGTGGTTTTGCTCCTTGTCTGCATCTTCCATCCAGTCCTCTACCAAAG GGGGCGGAAACCAGGAAGCGTTCTCCCACTCTCAGCAGTCAGTTCAAGAAATCTCTGGAGCTGCTGATGCGAACGTTGAGCGTCTGTCAGCCTTTTTTCGTCCGCTGCATCAAACCCAACGAGCACAAGAAGCCAATG CTGTTTGATCGGGATTTGTGCGTGCGCCAGCTGAGGTACTCGGGAATGATGGAGACCATTCGCATCCGCCGCGCCGGCTACCCCATCCGCTACACCTTTGTGGAGTTTGTGGACCGCTACCGCGTACTCATGCCTGGAGTCAAACCCGCCTACAAGCAG GAGGATCTGAGGGGAACCTGCCAGAGGATCGCAGAGGCCGTGCTCGGCCGAGACGACGACTGGCAGATGGGAAAGACCAAGATCTTCCTCAAG GATCATCATGACATGCTGCTCGAGATCGAGAGAGACAAAGCCATCACGGACAAAGTCATCCTCATACAGAAGGTGGTGCGAGGTTTCAAGGACAG ATCGAACTTCCTGAGGATGAGGAAGTCGGCTATGTTGATCCAGAAGACGTGGCGAGGATATCAGTGCAGAAAGAACTACGGCGCC ATGCGGGCGGGCTTTTCTCGTCTTCAGGCACTGGTGCGCTCCAGGAAACTGTGCGCGTCGTACCACGTGGCTCGCCAGCGCATCAGCGGCTTCCAGGGTCGATGCCGAGGCTTCCTGGTGCGCCGCGCCTTCAGACACCGACTGTGGGCCGTCATCGCCATCCAGGCGTACACCCGAGGGATGATTGCACGCAGGCTCTACCGCAGGCTCAGGGGCGAG TACCGAAGGAGGCTGGAAGCTGAGAAGATGCGTCTGGCGGAGGAGACCAAGCTGAGGAACCAGATGTCTGCCAAGAAAGCCAAGGCTGAAGCGGAACGCAAACATCAG GAGCGTCTAGTCCAGCTGGCCAAAGAGGACGCCGAGCGcgagaagaaggaaaaagaggaggcgaggaggaagAAGGAGCTGGTAGAGCAGACGGAGCGAGCCCGTTTGGAACCCGTCAACGACTCGGACATGGTAGACAAGATGTTCGGTTTCCTGGGGACCACCAGCTCCTTTCCTGGCCAAGAGGGACAAGCTCCTGCCGGCTTTGAG GACTTGGAGAGAAGCCACCGGCAGCTGGAAGAGGAGGACTTGGACGAGGCTCTTCCTTTGccagaggacgaggaggaggaggatttgTCGGAGTACAAGTTTGCCAAGTATGCCGCCACCTACTTCCAGGGAAGCACCACACATACGTACGTCCGGCGACCACTCAAGCAGCCGCTGCTTTTTCACGAGGATGAAGGAGAGCAGCTG GCGGCTTTGGCGGTGTGGATCACGGTGTTGAGGTTCATGGGAGACCTGCCCGAGCCCAAATACCACACAGCAATCAGCGATGGGAGCGAGAAGATTCCGGTCATGACCAAGATCTATGAGACCCTCGGGAAGAAGACGTATAAGAGGGAGCTGCAGGCTCTTcagggggagggggag ACTCCTCAATCTGACAGCCATCGCAAGAACAGCATTCGACACAAGCTGGTCTCTCTCACGCTGAAGAAAAAATCCAAGATCACTGAGGAG GTCACTAAGCGCCTGAATGATGGCGAGCCCggtctccatggcaacagcatgttggAAGACCGGCCAACATCAAACCTGGAGAAACTTCACTTCATCATCGGAAATGGCATCCTGAGGCCAACGctgag GGATGAGATCTACTGTCAGATCTGCAAACAGCTGAGTCAGAACCCATCCAAGAGCTCGCACGCTCGAGGTTGGATCCTCATCAGTTTGTGCGTCGGCTGCTTCGCACCATCCGACAAGTTCCTCAAG TATCTAAGGAACTTCATCAACAGTGGGCCACCAGGTTATGCTCCATACTGTGAAGAAAGGCTGAGAAGAACCTTCGTGAATGGCACCAGAACACAACCTCCATCCTGGCTGGAGCTACAG GCAACCAAGTCCAAGAAACCCATCATGCTTCCGGTGACGTTCATGGACGGAACCACCAAAACGCTGCTGACAGACTCGGCGACCACCGCCAAGGAGCTCTGCAACACATTATCCGACAAGATCAGTCTCAATGACCGATTCGGCTTCTCGCTCTACATCGCACTTTTCGATAAG GTGTCGTCTTTGGGCAGCGGGAACGACCACGTGATGGACGCCGTGTCGCAGTGCGAGCAGTACGCCAAGGAGCAGGGAGCCCAGGAGAGGAACGCCCCCTGGAGGCTCTTCTTCAGGAAAGAGATCTTCACGCCGTGGCACTGCGCCTCTGACGACACAGTTGCCACCAATCTCATCTACCAGCAAACCGTCAGGGGCGTCAAATTTGGAGAGTACCGCTGTGACCGG GACGACCTAGCGGAACTGGCGTCCCAGCAGTACTATGTGGATTATGGCTCAGAGGTCCTGCTGGAGCGCCTGCTGAGTCTCATCCCGTCCTACATCCCTGATCGAGAGATCAGCACATCCCGAACGGTGGAGAAGTGGGCTCACTTCATCATGGCGGCACACAAAAAG GGCATATACACCCAGAAGAGGTTTGATCCCCAGAAAGTGAAAGAGGAAGTGGTGGACTTTGCTCGCCACAAGTGGCCTCTGCTCTTCTCTCGATTCTATGAAGCCTTCAAGTTCTCTG GTCCAAGTTTACCCAAAAATGAACTCATCGTCGCCGTCAACTGGACCGGCGTTTACTTTGTGGATGAACAGGAACAAGTCCTGCTGGAACTCTCCTTCCCAGAAATCACCGCTGTGTCCAGCAGCAG GGGGGGGAAGTTGCAAAGTCAGAGCTTCACCCTGGCCACCATCAAAGGAGAAGAGTATACCTTCACCTCCAACAATGCCGAGGATATCCGTGACCTGGTGGTGACCTTCTTGGAAGGTCTGAGGAACAGGTCCAAGTTTGTGGTGGCACTACAGGACAGTCCGAACCAGA ATGCTGAACCATCCACGTTCCTGAGTTTCCAGAAGGGAGACCTGATCCTGCTGGACCAGGACACCGGCGAGCATGTTCTTAACTCGGGTTGGGCGCATGGCGTCAATGAGAGGACCAGTCAGAGAGGAGACTTCCCGGCAGACTCGGTCTACGTCTTGCCCACCATGACGCGAGCGCAGCAGGACATTGTG GCGCTGGTGACCATGACGCCGGATCAGAGGCAGCAGTCGGTGAGGGTATCACAGCTTGTTCTGCCTGACAGTGAGGACTCCGTCAAAGCGTACACGCTGGAGGAATTCTCGTATGATTACTTTAG GCCTCCCCCCAAACACACTCTGAGCAGGGTGATGGTGACCAAGAATCGAGGCAAGGACAAATTGTGGAGCTGCACCAGGGAGCCTCTCAAACAGCCACTTCTCAAGAAGGTGCTCCAACACGAGGAGCTCGCTCAGGAGGCCTGCATGGCCTTTGTTG CTGTGATGAAGTACATGGGCGACTACCCATCCAAGCGCACGCGCTCGGTCAACGAGTTGACGGACCAGATCTTCGAGGGCGCGCTCAAGGCCGAAGCCCTGAAGGACGAGATTTTATGCCAGATCATCAAGCAGCTAACAGACAACCACGTCAA GTACAGCGAGGAGAAAGGTTGGGAGCTCCTGTGGCTGTGCAGCGGCCTCTTTCCTCCCAGCAACGTGCTGCTGCCGCATGTCCAGCGCTTCTTGCAGTCCAAAAAACAGCACCCGCTCGCCGCCGACTGCATGCAGCGGCTGCACAAAGCCTTACG CCCAGCTGTCGACTTAAAAAAAGTGAAACGTCTTCAACGCGGCCCAAACGTCATTTGTGGTTGCCATGGTCACAGAAACGGGTCCAGGAAGTACCCCCCTCATCTGGTGGAAGTGGAGGCCATCCAGCACAAGACCACGCAGATCTTCCACAAGGTTTACTTCCCCGACGACACGGACGAG gcctttgaGGTGGAGTCCAGCACCAAAGCCAAGGACTTCTGTCAGAACATCTCCACCAGACTGCTGCTCAAATCGCCAGAAGGCTTCAGCCTCTTTGTCAAGATCTCCGACAAG GTGATCAGTGTTCCGGAGGGAGACTTCTTCTTTGACTTTGTCCGGCATCTGACTGACTGGATCAAGAAATCGCGGCCAGTGAAAGACG GAGCGGTTCCCTCTCTGACCTATCAGGTGTTCTTCATGAAGAAGTTGTGGACCAGCACCGTTCCGGGGAAGGACTCGTTCGCCGACTCCATCTTCCACTACTACCAG GAGCTTCCCAAATACCTGCGTGGATACCACAAGTGTTCCCGGGACGAAGTCTTCCAGCTGGCGGCGCTCATCTACCGTGTCAAGTTTGAGGACGACAAGTCCCACTTTCCCGCCATTCCCAAGACGCTGCGCGAGCTGCTCCCTCACCATCTCATCCGACAAATGTCCCCGGACGACTGGAAGAGG TCCGTGGTGGCCTTCTTCAACAAGCAAGCCGGCAAATCCAGAGAAGAAGCCAAGCTGATGTTTCTTAAAATCATCTACAAATGGCCGACATTTGGCTCCGCCTTCTTTGAAGTCAAG CAAACCACGGAGCCAAACTACCCGGAGATCCTCCTGATCGCCATCAACAAACATGGCGTCAGCCTCATCGACCCGAAGAGCAAG GACGTTCTGGTCACACATCCCTTCACCAAAATCTCCAACTGGAGCAGCGGGAACACGTACTTCCACATCACCATCGGAAACCTCGTCAGGGGAAGCAAACTCCTCTGCGAGACCTCCCTG GGCTACAAGATGGACGACCTGCTGACATCATACATCAGCCAGATGTTGACCGCCATGAACAAGCAGCGGTCCGATGGCACGCACACCAAGTGA